A part of Capsicum annuum cultivar UCD-10X-F1 chromosome 6, UCD10Xv1.1, whole genome shotgun sequence genomic DNA contains:
- the LOC107874707 gene encoding nuclear transcription factor Y subunit C-1 isoform X1: protein MDNNNNTHQSPAEAWAAAAAAAAAAQSAAYPPQRPHDRVLQQQLQMFWNYQRQEIEQATDFKNHQLPLARIKKIMKADEDVRMISAETPVLFAKACEIFIQELTLRSWLHAEENKRRTLQQNDIAAAISRTDTFDFLVDIIPRDEVKDEGVGLGLAPGGVPYYYPPLGQPAPGGVILGRPAVPAGAVPGVVPGAVPDVVPGSVPGADPSMYVPHLPFQVWQSMWQTSEDHSYPSGGGSSSGQATDDGQI from the exons atggacaacaacaacaacactcacCAATCTCCAGCTGAAGCTTGGGCCGCTGCTGCAGCTGCGGCTGCAGCAGCTCAGTCAGCCGCATATCCACCGCAGAGACCCCACGACCGTGTCCTTCAACAACAGCTGCAAATGTTCTGGAATTACCAACGTCAAGAAATCGAACAAGCTACCGATTTCAAAAACCACCAGCTTCCCCTCGCTCGTATTAAAAAGATAATGAAAGCTGATGAAGATGTTCGTATGATTTCAGCTGAAACTCCGGTTCTTTTTGCTAAAGCCTGTGAGATTTTTATTCAAGAACTCACTCTTCGTTCATGGCTTCACGCTGAGGAGAATAAGCGTAGAACGTTGCAGCAGAATGATATCGCTGCCGCGATCAGTCGTACTGATacttttgatttccttgttgACATTATCCCGAGGGACGAAGTTAAGGATGAGGGAGTTGGGCTTGGGCTAGCGCCGGGTGGTGTGCCGTATTATTACCCTCCGTTGGGCCAGCCGGCTCCGGGTGGGGTAATACTTGGTAGGCCTGCTGTTCCTGCTGGTGCTGTTCCTGGTGTTGTCCCTGGTGCTGTTCCTGATGTTGTCCCTGGTTCTGTTCCAGGTGCTGATCCGTCAATGTATGTGCCTCATCTGCCGTTCCAGGTATGGCAATCTATGTGGCAGACATCAGAGGATCATTCGTATCCTAGTGGAGGTGGAAGTAGCAGTGGACAGGCTACCGATGACGGCCAAAT TTAA
- the LOC107874707 gene encoding nuclear transcription factor Y subunit C-1 isoform X2 produces the protein MDNNNNTHQSPAEAWAAAAAAAAAAQSAAYPPQRPHDRVLQQQLQMFWNYQRQEIEQATDFKNHQLPLARIKKIMKADEDVRMISAETPVLFAKACEIFIQELTLRSWLHAEENKRRTLQQNDIAAAISRTDTFDFLVDIIPRDEVKDEGVGLGLAPGGVPYYYPPLGQPAPGGVILGRPAVPAGAVPGVVPGAVPDVVPGSVPGADPSMYVPHLPFQVWQSMWQTSEDHSYPSGGGSSSGQATDDGQM, from the coding sequence atggacaacaacaacaacactcacCAATCTCCAGCTGAAGCTTGGGCCGCTGCTGCAGCTGCGGCTGCAGCAGCTCAGTCAGCCGCATATCCACCGCAGAGACCCCACGACCGTGTCCTTCAACAACAGCTGCAAATGTTCTGGAATTACCAACGTCAAGAAATCGAACAAGCTACCGATTTCAAAAACCACCAGCTTCCCCTCGCTCGTATTAAAAAGATAATGAAAGCTGATGAAGATGTTCGTATGATTTCAGCTGAAACTCCGGTTCTTTTTGCTAAAGCCTGTGAGATTTTTATTCAAGAACTCACTCTTCGTTCATGGCTTCACGCTGAGGAGAATAAGCGTAGAACGTTGCAGCAGAATGATATCGCTGCCGCGATCAGTCGTACTGATacttttgatttccttgttgACATTATCCCGAGGGACGAAGTTAAGGATGAGGGAGTTGGGCTTGGGCTAGCGCCGGGTGGTGTGCCGTATTATTACCCTCCGTTGGGCCAGCCGGCTCCGGGTGGGGTAATACTTGGTAGGCCTGCTGTTCCTGCTGGTGCTGTTCCTGGTGTTGTCCCTGGTGCTGTTCCTGATGTTGTCCCTGGTTCTGTTCCAGGTGCTGATCCGTCAATGTATGTGCCTCATCTGCCGTTCCAGGTATGGCAATCTATGTGGCAGACATCAGAGGATCATTCGTATCCTAGTGGAGGTGGAAGTAGCAGTGGACAGGCTACCGATGACGGCCAAATGTAA